A section of the Amblyomma americanum isolate KBUSLIRL-KWMA chromosome 2, ASM5285725v1, whole genome shotgun sequence genome encodes:
- the LOC144120672 gene encoding tRNA wybutosine-synthesizing protein 5-like, whose product MAAAVKPIGCWDNVDEETFRTEIYPVRQPAILRGVPVGRCTSLWDRDYLCTRGGTRSVKVHVSQERHMDFLSKNFVYRTLPFCELVQRASCSKQTDYFISETEFYYLRTLGADSRKEPANIVTQFPELAEDVVLPKLFPEEAFFSSVLRIASPQLCLWTHYDVMDNFLIQVRGKKKAVLFHPNDFDHLYIRGDKSLVLDVEHPDLEKFPKFQRATKYEAVLNAGDVLFIPALWFHNMTALDFGIAVNVFWRHLDASLYDGNDPYGNKDPIPAGKALASVTKAVKELRLLPSDYQQFYALKMISQIKEAFHVS is encoded by the exons ATGGCTGCGGCTGTGAAACCAATTGGTTGTTGGGATAACGTTGACGAAGAAACTTTCCGCACGGAGATATATCCGGTG AGGCAACCTGCTATCTTGAGAGGTGTGCCTGTCGGCCGCTGCACATCCTTGTGGGACAGGGACTACCTGTGTACTCGTGGTGGCACACGCAGTGTCAAAGTGCACGTCTCGCAGGAGAGACATATGGACTTCCTGAGCAAGAACTTTGTGTACAG AACGCTGCCATTTTGTGAGCTTGTACAGCGGGCATCTTGTTCCAAGCAGACTGACTACTTCATCAGTGAG ACAGAATTCTACTATTTAAGGACACTAGGAGCCGACTCCAGAAAAGAGCCTGCCAACATTGTCACACAGTTTCCCGAACTTGCTGAAGATGTCGTCTTGCCTAAGCTGTTTCCTGAAGAAGCATTTTTTTCAAGTGTACTTCGGATTGCATCCCCACAGCTCTGCTTGTGGACCCATTATGAC GTCATGGACAACTTTTTAATTCAAGTTCGAGGCAAAAAGAAGGCTGTTCTATTCCATCCAAATGACTTTGACCATTTGTACATAAGAG GTGACAAATCACTTGTTTTGGATGTTGAGCATCCAGACTTGGAAAAATTTCCCAAGTTTCAAAGGGCCACAAAATATGAAGCTGTGCTGAATGCTGGTGATGTATTGTTCATACCAG CATTGTGGTTCCACAACATGACTGCACTGGACTTCGGAATAGCAGTGAATGTGTTCTGGAGGCATCTGGATGCAAGTTTGTATGACGGGAATGATCCCTATGGAAACAAGGATCCAATACCGGCAGGCAAAGCACTTGCTTCAGTGACAAAGGCAGTGAAAGAGCTCCGGCTTCTTCCATCTGATTACCAGCAGTTTTATGCATTGAAGATGATCTcacaaataaaagaagcctttcaTGTTTCCTAA
- the Cdc42 gene encoding cell division cycle 42 has translation MQTIKCVVVGDGAVGKTCLLISYTTNKFPSEYVPTVFDNYAVTVMIGGEPYTLGLFDTAGQEDYDRLRPLSYPQTDVFLVCFSVVSPSSFENVREKWVPEITHHCQKTPFLLVGTQIDLRDDAATLEKLAKNKQKPISNEQGEKLAKELKAVKYVECSALTQKGLKNVFDEAILAALEPPEPKPKRRCALL, from the exons ATGCAAACCATCAAGTGTGTTGTGGTTGGCGACGGTGCTGTTGGTAAAACATGTTTGCTGATTTCGTACACAACAAACAAGTTTCCATCAGAATACGTCCCCACG GTGTTCGACAATTATGCTGTGACAGTAATGATTGGTGGCGAGCCCTACACCCTAGGACTTTTTGACACAGCTGGCCAGGAAGATTATGACCGGCTGCGGCCTCTCAGCTATCCCCAGACAGATGTTTTCCTTGTTTGTTTCTCTGTCGTCTCTCCGTCCTCGTTTGAAAATGTCAGAGAAAAG tgggtgccaGAGATCACACATCACTGCCAGAAGACGCCGTTCCTGTTGGTGGGCACACAGATTGACCTTCGGGATGATGCAGCCACCCTTGAGAAGCTTGCCAAGAACAAGCAGAAGCCCATCTCCAACGAACAGGGCGAGAAACTTGCCAAGGAGCTCAAGGCTGTCAAGTACGTCGAGTGCTCAGCCCTCACACAG AAAGGACTGAAGAACGTCTTTGATGAAGCCATCTTGGCAGCCCTAGAGCCTCCTGAGCCTAAGCCCAAGCGAAGGTGTGCCCTCCTATAG